The following are encoded in a window of Chloroflexia bacterium SDU3-3 genomic DNA:
- a CDS encoding quaternary ammonium transporter produces MRRFHQIAPLALLAAALLAACGQSASPASSTALVVETAGPVELQPAAEVTAPALEPVGASGAATAPAEAATAPAEATAPAATAAAEATTAPAAEPGTIKIGSKNFTEMFILGELYAQLLEANGFTVERKFDLGATPIAQTAITQGDIDLYPEYTSTGLLEVLQQEPISDTAKLLATLRSEYESKYQLTWLEPSAFNDTNTFAVTQDTATKLGLKTYSDLFAKAADVRLGGPPEFPERNDTKNLEKIYGAQIAGFKSYSQLGTGSLRYDALKSGDVDAIVAFGTDGRIRSDNLVILQDDKQAYPTYNVAPVIRQDALTKYPQVATILSQLGPLLTDSVMQDLNYQVDGPDAKEPAAVAKAFLQSSGLVK; encoded by the coding sequence ATGCGTAGATTCCACCAGATCGCCCCGCTGGCCCTGCTGGCCGCCGCCCTGCTGGCCGCCTGCGGCCAGTCCGCCAGCCCCGCCAGCTCGACCGCCCTCGTGGTCGAGACCGCAGGCCCCGTCGAGCTTCAGCCCGCCGCCGAGGTGACCGCCCCGGCCCTAGAGCCGGTCGGCGCCAGCGGCGCAGCCACGGCCCCCGCCGAGGCCGCCACGGCCCCAGCCGAGGCCACCGCGCCCGCCGCCACCGCCGCCGCCGAGGCCACCACGGCCCCAGCCGCCGAACCCGGCACGATCAAGATCGGCTCGAAGAACTTCACCGAGATGTTCATCCTGGGCGAGCTGTACGCCCAGCTGCTTGAGGCCAACGGCTTCACCGTCGAGCGCAAGTTCGACCTCGGCGCGACGCCCATAGCCCAGACCGCCATCACCCAGGGCGACATCGACCTCTACCCCGAGTACACCTCCACCGGCCTGCTTGAGGTGCTCCAGCAGGAGCCGATCAGCGACACCGCCAAGCTGCTCGCCACCCTGCGCAGCGAGTACGAGAGCAAGTACCAGCTCACCTGGCTGGAGCCGTCGGCCTTCAACGACACCAACACCTTCGCCGTCACCCAGGACACCGCCACCAAGCTGGGCCTGAAGACCTACTCCGACCTGTTCGCCAAGGCCGCCGACGTGCGCCTGGGCGGCCCGCCCGAGTTCCCCGAGCGCAACGACACCAAGAACCTGGAGAAGATCTACGGCGCGCAGATCGCCGGATTCAAGAGCTACAGCCAGCTGGGCACCGGCTCGCTGCGCTACGACGCCCTGAAGAGCGGCGATGTCGACGCCATCGTGGCCTTCGGCACCGACGGGCGCATCCGCAGCGACAACCTCGTCATCCTCCAGGATGACAAGCAGGCCTACCCCACCTACAACGTCGCCCCGGTCATCCGCCAGGACGCCCTGACCAAGTACCCGCAGGTCGCCACCATCCTCTCCCAGCTCGGGCCGCTGCTCACCGACAGCGTGATGCAGGATCTGAACTACCAGGTGGATGGCCCCGACGCCAAGGAGCCAGCCGCCGTGGCCAAGGCCTTCCTGCAGAGCAGCGGGCTGGTGAAGTAG
- a CDS encoding ABC transporter permease, whose protein sequence is MDLITDAYAYLLGHTQQFWDALARHLLLSGVALAASVALCVPLGIAIARRVRLAQAVISAFGALRLIPSLAVLFLALPYLGLGLRPSLFALTLLALPPVLINTYAGMRGVPRDVVEAASGMGMSRGQVLRRIELPLAAPSILAGIRTAAVEVIASATLASFISGGGLGEFIQTGFALNRTSVMLVGAVPVALLALAAELLFGLLERRTRVAQISI, encoded by the coding sequence ATGGATCTCATCACCGACGCCTACGCCTACCTGCTTGGCCACACCCAGCAGTTCTGGGATGCGCTGGCCCGCCACCTGCTGCTCAGCGGCGTGGCCCTGGCCGCCAGCGTGGCGCTGTGCGTGCCGCTGGGCATCGCCATCGCGCGGCGCGTGCGGCTGGCCCAGGCCGTGATCTCGGCCTTCGGCGCGCTGCGGCTCATCCCCAGCCTGGCCGTGCTGTTCCTAGCCCTGCCCTACCTGGGTCTGGGCCTGCGCCCCTCGCTGTTCGCGCTCACCCTGCTGGCCCTGCCGCCCGTGCTGATCAACACCTACGCGGGCATGCGCGGTGTGCCCCGCGATGTGGTGGAGGCCGCCAGCGGCATGGGCATGTCGCGCGGGCAGGTGCTGCGCCGCATCGAGCTGCCCCTGGCCGCACCATCCATCCTGGCCGGCATCCGCACCGCTGCCGTCGAGGTGATCGCCAGCGCCACGCTGGCCTCGTTCATCAGCGGCGGCGGCCTGGGCGAGTTCATCCAGACCGGCTTCGCGCTCAACCGCACCAGCGTGATGCTGGTGGGGGCTGTGCCCGTGGCCCTGCTGGCCCTGGCCGCCGAATTGCTATTCGGCCTGCTAGAGCGGCGCACCCGCGTCGCGCAGATCAGCATCTAA